One window of Posidoniimonas polymericola genomic DNA carries:
- a CDS encoding DUF1559 domain-containing protein, with the protein MLQAMGEPWMSLPLEQAAAAQSPRRTAFTLVELLVVIAIIGVLIALLLPAVQAAREAARRSSCQNNLRQIGLSVANYESSQKRLPIGAVQRFDVSADPTLYSWVTQVLQYVEEAAAYGQADWTVPLAERERNDNKAHHIKFETFSCPSLEPVDIINDFYGARGSYGVNAGIGQVYMHNPDPKQRTAGVSPTPQKWPFPPYASSTSSLGAIGTFMVNHGRKMGEITDGTSKTAMAAEIINVPGEDTRGALHYGAAVMYMHNAPPNDLASFDFTRYCVTVPEQAPCRPTTSQWRGGWHQVARSNHVGGVNAIYADTSLHFVSDDIDLAVWQAIATVNGEEVYEAP; encoded by the coding sequence TTGCTACAGGCGATGGGAGAACCCTGGATGTCGCTACCTCTTGAGCAAGCGGCTGCTGCGCAGTCGCCACGCCGGACCGCATTTACCCTGGTCGAGCTGCTGGTCGTGATTGCGATCATCGGTGTCTTAATCGCTCTGCTTCTGCCCGCAGTGCAGGCCGCACGCGAAGCGGCCCGGCGTTCGAGCTGCCAAAACAACCTCCGCCAGATCGGCTTGTCGGTCGCCAACTACGAGTCGTCGCAGAAGCGGCTGCCGATTGGCGCGGTGCAGCGGTTTGACGTCTCGGCCGACCCGACCCTTTATAGCTGGGTGACGCAGGTCCTGCAGTATGTCGAGGAAGCGGCCGCGTACGGCCAGGCCGATTGGACTGTGCCGCTTGCCGAGCGTGAGCGCAACGACAACAAAGCTCACCATATCAAATTTGAGACCTTCAGCTGCCCTTCACTGGAGCCTGTGGACATCATCAATGACTTCTACGGCGCTCGTGGTTCCTACGGGGTGAACGCAGGCATTGGCCAGGTGTACATGCACAACCCCGACCCGAAGCAGCGCACTGCGGGCGTCTCGCCAACGCCGCAGAAGTGGCCTTTCCCGCCCTACGCGAGCAGCACCTCGTCGCTTGGCGCCATCGGAACCTTCATGGTGAACCACGGACGCAAGATGGGCGAGATTACCGACGGCACCAGCAAGACCGCCATGGCCGCGGAAATCATCAATGTGCCAGGAGAAGACACCCGGGGAGCTTTGCACTATGGCGCCGCGGTGATGTACATGCACAACGCGCCCCCTAACGACTTGGCTTCGTTCGACTTCACGAGATATTGCGTCACCGTTCCAGAGCAAGCGCCGTGCCGCCCTACAACAAGCCAGTGGCGCGGCGGCTGGCACCAGGTTGCCCGCAGCAATCACGTTGGGGGCGTGAACGCGATCTACGCCGACACCAGCCTACACTTCGTTTCTGACGATATCGATTTAGCGGTCTGGCAGGCGATCGCGACTGTCAATGGCGAAGAAGTGTACGAGGCGCCCTAG
- a CDS encoding lamin tail domain-containing protein, with protein sequence MRRMCSSGACRLGFETLEPRRVLAAANLVISELMATNVTTLASGDGAYDDWIEIHNADSVAVNLGDYFLSDNAGDPTRWRLPATTLPSGGYLVVFASAPVDYLGAPVIDKVDGAGYSHTSFKLDSEGEALTLAYQDPGTHATAVVDQIFPEFPQQYPDVSYGVASDTQLRYFDTPTPGAANGAGLLGVVADTRFSVDRGFHDAPFEVVITSDTPDAEIYFTTDGSAPSPTNGELYTAAVQVDRTTVLRAAASKAGYLPTNVDTQTYLFLDNIVGQSRQAALDAGYPGVWEAANGDFLADYGFDPEVVGYFGADGQPLGGDLFGGAYAADLREALLSAPTISIVMDRDDLFLQDDSDVDGIYIDPRQGRNPEPERATSVEWITPDGATRLQVDAGIQMQGGAFRSQFFTRKHSFRLVFKDQYGPSELNFPLYGDGAVDQFNTLVLKATANDGYSWNAGQQTLQYARDQFGHSLQLAMGHASPHDAYTHLYINGMYWGVYSVQERPDAEFAESYLGVHPDAWDALHDDEFNSGDSTAWFDMLNLAYQAGGSLASYLQLQGRNPDGTPNAGAAPLLDVENYVDYLLINVWAGNDDWPHHNFWAGRDRSPLTTEGFQFFLWDFDGVMGNTRKWSPLDTRTFDQDFGGAFNVGQPHQYLQWNPEYQLQFADRVHRYFFNDGLLTPGSLIDRYQAITNQVQEILVAESARWGDLHASFPLTPADWQVERDWLLNTYLPQRSSYVMQELRDFGFYPNVDAPEFSQHGGVVPGGFELTMQSAGGAVYYTLDGSDPRRPGGALSGAAMLYSGQPIAINAGVTVNARAQQFGEWSALNQAEFSPEAAGDIGALRITELQYHPADFPVVLDDEDLEYLEILNTGDAAVSLDGVQITGFASLPYDFEAGLTVDAGERIVVARNVAEFQSFYGAEIFVASSGYSDRNLSNGGESVTLLGPAGQVIHSFTYSDDPPWPATPDGLGPSLEIIDPLGDASDPANWRASLYFYGSPGTDGLPLPGDYDRSGVVDDADRDAWRAAYGALATTPGDGADGNRDGLVNAADYAVWRDHQGDSTTLYGTVAPAAASPGPAAVEAAEAPAAYFAALGEEPRLVRGYDVNAAQQATSASPAQDDLLLATRPRRLPPHRPIAEPPRTQTTDDSGEDTLPAAKPLRPWLGVRTLLSGRR encoded by the coding sequence ATGCGTCGGATGTGCAGCAGCGGTGCGTGCCGGCTCGGTTTCGAAACGCTCGAGCCCCGTCGGGTGCTGGCGGCGGCCAACCTGGTCATCAGCGAGCTCATGGCGACCAACGTCACGACGCTCGCCAGCGGCGATGGAGCGTACGACGACTGGATCGAGATCCACAACGCCGACAGTGTGGCGGTTAACCTCGGCGACTACTTCCTGTCCGACAACGCCGGCGACCCAACCAGGTGGAGGCTCCCCGCCACGACGCTCCCCAGCGGTGGCTACCTGGTGGTGTTCGCCTCGGCGCCGGTCGACTACCTGGGCGCCCCGGTGATCGACAAAGTCGACGGCGCCGGCTATTCCCACACTAGCTTCAAGCTCGACTCCGAGGGGGAGGCCCTCACGCTGGCTTACCAGGACCCGGGAACGCACGCGACCGCGGTAGTCGACCAGATCTTCCCGGAGTTTCCCCAACAGTACCCGGACGTCTCCTACGGCGTGGCGTCCGACACTCAGCTGCGGTACTTCGACACCCCCACGCCGGGCGCCGCCAACGGCGCTGGCTTGCTCGGTGTGGTGGCGGACACCCGGTTCAGCGTTGACCGCGGATTCCACGACGCGCCGTTCGAGGTCGTGATCACCTCCGACACGCCCGACGCAGAGATCTATTTCACAACCGACGGCTCGGCGCCCAGCCCCACCAACGGCGAGCTGTACACCGCCGCGGTGCAGGTCGATCGCACCACCGTGCTCCGGGCGGCCGCCAGCAAGGCCGGCTACCTGCCGACCAACGTCGACACCCAGACCTACTTGTTCCTCGACAATATTGTCGGCCAGTCGCGTCAGGCGGCCCTCGACGCCGGCTACCCGGGCGTGTGGGAGGCCGCCAACGGGGACTTCCTCGCCGACTACGGCTTCGACCCGGAAGTGGTCGGCTACTTCGGCGCCGATGGGCAGCCGCTTGGCGGCGACTTGTTCGGTGGCGCCTACGCGGCCGATTTGCGAGAAGCGTTGCTCTCGGCGCCGACGATCTCGATCGTCATGGACCGGGACGACTTGTTCTTGCAGGACGACTCGGACGTCGACGGCATCTACATCGACCCGCGTCAGGGACGCAACCCAGAACCGGAAAGGGCGACCTCGGTCGAGTGGATCACGCCCGACGGCGCGACGCGGCTGCAGGTCGACGCCGGCATCCAGATGCAGGGCGGCGCGTTCCGCTCACAGTTCTTCACCCGCAAGCACTCGTTCCGCCTGGTGTTCAAGGACCAGTACGGACCGAGCGAGTTAAACTTCCCGCTCTACGGCGACGGCGCCGTCGACCAGTTCAACACACTCGTGCTGAAGGCCACCGCCAACGACGGCTACTCTTGGAACGCGGGGCAGCAGACCCTGCAGTACGCGCGCGACCAGTTCGGCCACAGCCTGCAGCTGGCGATGGGCCACGCCAGCCCGCACGACGCCTACACCCACCTGTACATCAACGGCATGTACTGGGGCGTGTACTCGGTGCAGGAACGGCCCGACGCAGAGTTCGCCGAGAGCTACCTCGGCGTCCACCCCGACGCCTGGGACGCCCTGCACGACGACGAGTTCAACAGCGGCGACTCGACCGCGTGGTTCGACATGCTGAACCTCGCGTACCAGGCGGGCGGTTCACTGGCGTCGTACCTGCAGTTGCAGGGCAGGAACCCCGACGGCACGCCGAACGCCGGCGCCGCGCCGCTGCTGGACGTCGAGAACTACGTCGACTACCTGCTGATCAACGTCTGGGCCGGCAACGACGACTGGCCCCACCACAACTTCTGGGCCGGCCGCGATCGGTCGCCGCTCACTACCGAGGGGTTCCAATTCTTCCTCTGGGACTTCGACGGCGTCATGGGCAACACACGGAAGTGGTCGCCGCTCGACACCCGGACATTCGATCAGGACTTCGGCGGCGCGTTCAACGTCGGGCAGCCCCACCAGTACCTGCAGTGGAACCCCGAGTACCAACTGCAGTTCGCCGACCGCGTCCACCGCTATTTCTTCAACGACGGCCTGCTGACGCCCGGCAGCCTGATCGATCGCTACCAGGCGATCACCAATCAGGTTCAAGAGATCCTTGTCGCCGAGTCGGCCCGCTGGGGCGATCTGCACGCGTCGTTCCCGCTGACACCCGCCGACTGGCAGGTCGAACGCGACTGGCTCCTGAACACCTACCTGCCGCAGCGTTCGTCCTATGTGATGCAGGAGCTGCGCGACTTCGGATTCTACCCCAATGTTGATGCGCCGGAATTCAGCCAGCACGGCGGCGTCGTGCCGGGGGGCTTTGAGCTGACGATGCAGTCGGCAGGCGGCGCCGTCTACTACACCCTCGACGGCAGCGATCCCCGCCGGCCCGGCGGCGCCCTCAGCGGCGCGGCGATGCTCTACAGCGGCCAGCCGATCGCGATCAACGCCGGCGTCACGGTCAATGCCCGGGCGCAGCAGTTCGGTGAGTGGTCGGCGCTCAACCAGGCCGAGTTCTCGCCGGAGGCGGCCGGCGATATTGGCGCCCTCCGTATCACCGAGCTCCAGTACCACCCCGCCGACTTTCCCGTCGTTCTCGACGACGAGGACCTCGAGTACCTAGAGATACTCAACACCGGCGACGCGGCCGTCAGCCTCGACGGCGTGCAGATTACCGGCTTCGCCAGCCTGCCGTACGACTTTGAAGCCGGCTTGACCGTGGACGCGGGCGAGCGGATCGTCGTGGCCCGAAACGTAGCAGAGTTCCAGTCATTCTACGGCGCCGAGATCTTTGTCGCGTCCAGCGGCTATTCCGACCGCAACCTCAGCAACGGGGGCGAGTCCGTGACGCTGCTCGGGCCTGCGGGCCAAGTGATCCACAGCTTCACCTACAGCGATGATCCTCCCTGGCCGGCCACGCCCGATGGCCTCGGCCCGTCACTCGAGATCATCGACCCGCTCGGCGATGCGAGCGACCCGGCCAACTGGCGGGCGAGCCTGTACTTCTATGGTTCGCCGGGGACTGACGGTCTGCCGCTGCCGGGCGACTACGACCGGAGCGGCGTCGTTGACGACGCCGACCGTGACGCCTGGCGGGCGGCCTACGGCGCACTCGCAACTACCCCGGGCGACGGCGCCGACGGCAACCGGGACGGCCTCGTGAACGCGGCCGACTACGCCGTGTGGCGCGACCACCAGGGAGACTCGACCACGCTCTACGGGACCGTCGCCCCTGCGGCTGCCTCGCCAGGGCCTGCCGCGGTTGAGGCCGCCGAGGCGCCTGCGGCGTACTTCGCAGCACTCGGAGAAGAGCCGCGGCTGGTTCGCGGCTACGACGTCAACGCGGCCCAGCAGGCGACGTCCGCTTCTCCTGCTCAGGACGACTTGCTGCTGGCAACGCGCCCGCGGCGGCTACCGCCGCATCGTCCGATCGCCGAACCGCCACGTACCCAGACTACGGACGACAGCGGTGAAGACACCCTGCCGGCTGCCAAGCCGCTGCGGCCCTGGCTCGGTGTTCGCACGCTGCTATCGGGGCGGCGCTAG
- a CDS encoding CotH kinase family protein: protein MPRRSRLSRRLFLAQPKKPTTAKGRPLQYETLEDRLALAVVISEFLAENDAGVRDTAGHRHDWIELTNTGAVAADISGWSLTDDALDMAKWQIPATPETTNLAPGASLLVFASGSGAEVGVIGGELHSNFQLSLEPGYLALVQDDGVTVASEFNLYPQQFRDVSYGQGVGVGSTVTETLLTAGTSAVGDGSPAKFRPFTGPNASVDDHWTEVGYVATAGDGWVNATDGLGFGYGSPWQDSTVSLAGQISGYVRMPFQVTNKAELAELNLELRVDNGYILFLNGREVQRERLQMDLKIGNDWELNSRQNVSNSTLTGSPTVIDLTEWLDTIEEGDNVLAIYAANHSSDSSDLLVHAELTAQRASGPLAETFMVTPTPGGGNGAGYLGVIADTVFSHDRGFYDAPFPLTITTAEPGTTIRYTTDGTRPTLANGLTYVDGSPIIVDPAALSHADAGVVTVRAAAFKAGYFSTNVDTQTYVFLDSVLTQDATGLPAYSPWGYAGPDWAMNPAIVSGVGAEKLKSDLQSIPTMSLVMDWEEFFGNGGSGDDDGIYTQDTSWRDKSDERFASLEYFNGFEGEDFQIDSVVEIQGHSSTSRWRSDKLSLQVKFKQPYDTRLNSDSLFAGTADGDNAANGFDTLVLDSQYNYSFTVNNTSTQGPYATYVHDQVVADMVNLAGGEAAHGRWVHLYINGLYWGIYNAHERPDDSFAEEYYGGDKDDYLVVKGFDGIGMTHGGAHDKYLQVDGGLTAEAAYVDLLDQVNGNLASLSAYQQVEQILDIDSFIDYMVVLYYAGNYDWGENNWFASLDSADPDGQWHFHEWDQEHAFPNDQNAPAGDGRNQDYDHTALVANDFGEHEFGPTGIHHKLMQSAEYRLRFSDRVEELLRNDGLLTPVNAQAVWQARVDEIAGAINAEAARWGDNRSPAKDGGTWATNVQYTTDNFFFANGPYQSRTDIILGIFNNTIAPGGSGQVGKTDWLVNLNAPVLSQYGGEIAASYLLTLANPNAGGTIYYTIDGSDPRTAGGGVSPSAVAYTSGAISLTEATRVRTRVLDAGQSGTADDWSAEVDKTFTLDEPLSLRVVEVMYNPAASGDLEYLELVNTGSQPIELGGVQLADFSTGGYTFVAQTLAPGERIVVPQDVSAFQAAYPAVTNVTATAFSGSLSNSGETVTLLDSFGVVLQSFTYSDLAPWPADADGAGRSLEYAGPFDADSADPMQTAGDPYDDASNWLASLTDGGSPGVGRSLPGDYDSNGLVERADYDVWRATYGSTTDLRADGNGDSVVNSADYAYWRDQYEAAQAAALPRAAATESEAHGSAFTLVAAPASAQPAIAVGTGQITAPASESALATPQPAAGFASFLIPPHNQHEATRPDRNSPHSAELGEHLTGIDELLMLLSIDQARRFWGHSDLANAPTTAWPGAADAAFSQIAEAEEPLGRAYRPRWR, encoded by the coding sequence ATGCCCCGTCGCTCCCGCTTGTCTCGCCGTTTGTTTTTAGCCCAGCCAAAAAAGCCAACCACCGCTAAGGGGCGTCCGCTCCAGTACGAGACGCTTGAAGACCGCTTGGCCCTGGCGGTAGTGATCAGCGAGTTCCTCGCCGAGAACGACGCCGGCGTCCGCGACACGGCCGGCCACCGCCACGACTGGATTGAGCTCACCAACACCGGCGCCGTGGCCGCGGACATCTCTGGATGGAGCCTGACCGACGACGCCCTGGACATGGCCAAGTGGCAGATCCCCGCCACGCCCGAAACCACCAACCTCGCGCCGGGCGCAAGCCTGCTGGTGTTTGCCTCGGGCAGCGGAGCCGAGGTCGGCGTCATCGGCGGCGAGCTGCACAGCAACTTCCAGCTGTCGCTCGAGCCGGGCTACCTCGCCCTGGTGCAGGACGACGGTGTCACGGTCGCCTCTGAATTCAACCTCTACCCACAACAGTTCCGCGATGTCTCGTACGGGCAGGGCGTTGGCGTTGGTTCGACGGTCACCGAAACGCTCCTGACGGCCGGCACATCGGCCGTCGGAGACGGCTCGCCCGCTAAGTTCCGCCCGTTCACCGGCCCCAACGCCAGCGTTGACGACCACTGGACCGAGGTCGGCTATGTCGCTACCGCAGGGGACGGTTGGGTCAACGCCACTGACGGACTCGGCTTTGGTTACGGCAGCCCCTGGCAGGATAGCACGGTATCGTTGGCCGGCCAGATTTCTGGCTACGTCCGCATGCCGTTCCAGGTGACCAACAAGGCCGAACTTGCCGAGCTGAACCTCGAATTGCGCGTCGACAACGGCTACATCCTGTTCCTCAACGGCCGCGAAGTGCAGCGTGAACGGCTGCAGATGGACCTGAAGATCGGCAACGACTGGGAGCTAAACTCCCGCCAAAACGTCAGCAACTCAACTCTCACCGGCTCGCCCACGGTGATTGACCTGACCGAGTGGCTCGACACGATCGAAGAGGGCGACAATGTCCTCGCGATCTACGCCGCCAACCACTCCAGCGACTCATCGGACCTGCTGGTGCACGCGGAGCTCACCGCGCAGCGGGCGTCGGGTCCGCTCGCGGAGACCTTCATGGTCACGCCGACGCCGGGCGGCGGCAACGGGGCCGGGTACCTGGGCGTGATCGCCGACACGGTCTTCTCGCACGACCGCGGCTTCTACGACGCGCCGTTCCCGCTCACCATCACGACCGCCGAGCCGGGCACGACCATCCGCTACACCACCGACGGCACCCGGCCGACGCTCGCCAACGGCCTGACCTACGTCGACGGCAGCCCGATCATCGTCGACCCCGCGGCGCTCAGCCACGCCGACGCCGGCGTCGTGACGGTCCGCGCGGCGGCGTTCAAGGCGGGTTACTTCTCGACCAACGTCGACACCCAGACATATGTGTTCCTCGACAGCGTGCTGACCCAGGACGCCACCGGGCTGCCGGCCTACAGCCCGTGGGGCTACGCGGGTCCCGACTGGGCCATGAACCCCGCGATCGTCAGCGGCGTGGGCGCCGAGAAGTTGAAGTCCGACCTGCAGTCGATCCCGACGATGTCGCTGGTGATGGACTGGGAAGAGTTCTTCGGTAACGGCGGCTCGGGCGACGACGACGGCATCTACACCCAGGACACTAGCTGGCGGGACAAGAGCGACGAGCGCTTCGCCTCGCTCGAATACTTCAATGGCTTCGAGGGCGAAGACTTCCAGATCGACTCGGTGGTGGAGATCCAGGGGCACTCCAGCACAAGCCGCTGGCGGAGCGACAAGCTCTCGCTGCAGGTCAAGTTCAAACAGCCTTACGACACACGGCTCAACTCGGACTCGCTGTTCGCCGGCACCGCCGACGGCGATAACGCGGCCAACGGCTTCGACACGCTGGTGCTCGACTCGCAGTACAACTACTCGTTCACGGTCAACAACACATCGACCCAGGGGCCGTACGCCACCTACGTGCACGACCAGGTGGTGGCCGATATGGTCAACCTGGCCGGCGGCGAGGCGGCTCACGGACGCTGGGTGCACCTGTACATCAACGGCCTGTACTGGGGCATCTACAACGCGCACGAGCGGCCCGACGACTCGTTTGCCGAGGAGTACTACGGCGGCGACAAGGACGACTACCTGGTGGTCAAGGGCTTCGACGGAATCGGCATGACCCACGGAGGCGCCCACGACAAGTACCTGCAGGTAGACGGCGGGCTCACTGCCGAGGCGGCCTACGTCGACCTGCTCGACCAGGTGAACGGCAACCTCGCCTCGCTGAGCGCGTACCAGCAGGTAGAGCAGATCCTCGATATCGACTCGTTCATCGACTACATGGTGGTGCTGTACTACGCCGGCAACTACGACTGGGGTGAGAACAACTGGTTCGCCTCGCTCGACAGCGCCGACCCCGACGGTCAGTGGCACTTCCACGAGTGGGACCAGGAGCACGCCTTCCCGAACGACCAGAACGCCCCCGCCGGCGACGGCCGCAACCAGGACTACGACCACACCGCTTTGGTCGCCAACGACTTTGGCGAGCACGAGTTCGGCCCGACCGGCATCCACCACAAGCTGATGCAGAGCGCGGAGTACCGGCTGAGGTTCTCAGACCGTGTCGAGGAGCTGCTCCGCAACGACGGTCTGCTGACCCCCGTCAACGCCCAGGCCGTGTGGCAGGCCCGTGTTGACGAGATCGCCGGCGCCATCAACGCCGAAGCGGCCCGCTGGGGCGACAACCGATCGCCCGCCAAGGATGGCGGCACGTGGGCCACGAACGTGCAGTACACTACTGACAACTTCTTCTTCGCCAACGGCCCGTACCAGAGCCGGACCGACATTATCCTCGGCATCTTCAACAACACCATCGCCCCCGGCGGCAGCGGCCAGGTCGGCAAGACCGACTGGCTTGTGAACCTCAACGCCCCGGTGCTCAGCCAGTACGGCGGCGAGATCGCTGCGTCCTACCTGCTCACGCTCGCCAACCCCAACGCAGGCGGGACGATCTACTACACGATCGACGGCTCCGACCCGCGGACCGCCGGCGGCGGGGTAAGCCCTTCCGCCGTTGCGTACACCAGCGGCGCGATCAGCCTGACCGAGGCGACCCGCGTCCGCACCCGGGTGCTCGATGCCGGGCAGTCGGGCACGGCCGACGACTGGAGCGCCGAGGTCGACAAGACCTTCACGCTCGACGAGCCGCTTTCGCTGCGGGTCGTCGAAGTGATGTACAACCCAGCTGCCTCGGGGGACCTCGAGTACCTGGAGCTGGTGAACACGGGCAGCCAGCCGATCGAACTGGGCGGCGTTCAGCTCGCCGACTTCTCGACCGGCGGCTACACGTTTGTGGCCCAGACCCTGGCGCCGGGCGAGCGGATCGTCGTTCCGCAGGATGTGTCGGCCTTCCAGGCGGCGTACCCTGCGGTCACGAACGTGACCGCGACCGCTTTCTCTGGCAGCCTGAGCAACAGCGGCGAGACCGTCACGCTGCTCGACTCGTTCGGCGTGGTGCTGCAGTCGTTCACCTACAGCGACCTCGCGCCGTGGCCGGCCGACGCGGACGGGGCGGGGCGTTCGCTGGAGTACGCCGGGCCGTTTGACGCGGACTCCGCGGACCCAATGCAGACCGCTGGCGACCCGTACGACGACGCCTCCAATTGGCTGGCGAGCCTTACCGACGGCGGCTCGCCCGGCGTGGGCCGTTCCCTGCCCGGCGACTACGACAGCAACGGCCTGGTCGAGCGGGCCGACTACGATGTTTGGCGCGCGACCTACGGGTCGACCACCGACCTTCGCGCCGATGGCAACGGCGACTCGGTGGTGAACTCGGCCGACTACGCGTACTGGCGAGATCAGTATGAAGCAGCCCAGGCGGCGGCCCTGCCTCGCGCCGCGGCGACCGAATCAGAAGCCCACGGATCGGCTTTCACCCTCGTGGCGGCGCCCGCTTCCGCGCAGCCCGCTATAGCGGTCGGAACCGGTCAAATTACTGCCCCGGCGAGCGAATCGGCCCTTGCAACACCGCAGCCGGCCGCAGGTTTCGCTTCTTTTTTGATCCCCCCCCACAACCAACACGAAGCGACCAGACCCGACCGGAATTCACCGCACTCGGCCGAACTTGGCGAACATCTCACTGGGATCGACGAACTGCTGATGCTATTATCGATAGATCAGGCCCGCCGCTTCTGGGGCCACAGCGACTTGGCTAACGCCCCCACGACTGCCTGGCCGGGGGCCGCAGACGCCGCATTCTCCCAGATCGCCGAGGCCGAAGAACCGCTCGGCCGAGCGTACCGTCCCCGTTGGCGGTAG